A region from the Onthophagus taurus isolate NC chromosome 8, IU_Otau_3.0, whole genome shotgun sequence genome encodes:
- the LOC111425389 gene encoding glutamate decarboxylase 1-like, translating to MDRKDALEYVKKIFDIIEIEGVLIPENSPVINFKHPHELLDGLLDLNLGEPTRSKENFLQEIKKIINYSVKTCHKHFYNQLYGGVDLYGFAGTLLAESLNTNQHTFEVSPVFTLIEQEVIKKFANVVGYKNYDGIFCPGGSIANMYGIMLARYLKYPEIKEKGLFGCKKLIIFVSEEGHYSITKSANWLGFGTENVKKIKTDKNGRMCVKDLEENILNCSESEDKLVVIATAGTTIYGAIDPIDKIQEICKQYNIWMHVDASYGGILLLSKNHKSKLKNIQNVDSLVWNSHKMLGVPLQCSLFLTKHSNLLMDCNSASAKYLFQSDKMYDTSFDTGDKSIQCGRKVDAFKLWTTWKLRGDQGLEKLVDTAVDCSNYFKNSIQNKEGFRLINENVDTTSICFFYIPKILRNVTEDDEWKLKLNLVAPSIKSKLVLSGDLMISYTPMASKGLCNFFRLVVTCHPPRNYEDMDYIIEQIENVGEKFTL from the exons ATGGATCGAAAAGATGCTTTGGAGtacgttaaaaaaatatttgatatcaTCGAAATCGAAGGAGTATTAATCCCGGAAAATAGCCCggtgataaattttaagcaTCCTCATGAATTATTG gatggtttattagatttaaatttaggCGAACCAACACGAtcgaaagaaaattttctacaagaaatcaaaaaaataattaattacagcGTAAAAACGTGTCACAAACACTTTTATAATCAACTTTATGGCGGTGTTGATCTTTATGGTTTCGCTGGAACTTTATTAGCCGAATCTTTAAATACAAATCAACACACTTTTGAAGTTTCCcccgtttttactttaatCGAACAAGaagtgattaaaaaatttgcaaaCGTCGtcggttataaaaattatgatggCATTTTTTGCCCTGGGGGTAGCATAGCTAATATGTACGGTATCATGTTAGCGAGATACTTAAAGTACCcggaaataaaagaaaaagggtTATTTggatgtaaaaaattaataattttcgtttCTGAAGAG GGGCACTATTCCATAACAAAGTCGGCGAATTGGTTGGGGTTCGGaactgaaaatgttaaaaaaattaaaacggatAAAAACGGAAGGATGTGTGTTAAAGATCTCGAagagaatattttaaattgttctGAAAGTGAAGATAAACTTGTCGTTATAGCCACCGCTGGAACCACCATTTATGGGGCAATCGACCCAATTGATAAAATCCAAGAAATTTGTAAACAATATAACATCTGGATGCATGTTGAT gcaTCATACGGAGGAATACTCTTATTATCGAAAAACCACAAATCGAAACTTAAAAACATCCAAAATGTGGATTCATTAGTATGGAATTCACATAAAATGTTAGGGGTCCCCCTTCAATGTTCATTATTTCTAACAAAACattcaaatttattgatgGATTGCAACTCCGCTTCtgctaaatatttatttcaaagcGACAAAATGTACGATACAAGCTTCGACACTGGCGATAAAAGCATACAGTGTGGGAGAAAAGTCGACGCTTTTAAACTTTGGACAACTTGGAAATTACGAGGCGACCAAGGATTAGAAAAATTGGTCGACACCGCTGTTGATTgttccaattattttaaaaactccATTCAAAATAAAGAAGGATTTAGACTGATTAACGAAAACGTTGATACAACTTCAATTTGCTTCTTTTATATTCCGAAAATTTTACGAAACGTTACTGAAGACGACGAGTGGAAATTGAAGCTAAATTTAGTCGCACCATCTATTAAAAGCAAATTAGTTCTTTCAGGAGATTTAATGATAAGTTACACCCCCATGGCTTCAAAAGgactttgtaatttttttagattagtTGTAACGTGTCATCCGCCGAGAAATTACGAAGATATGGATTATATTATTGaacaaattgaaaatgttggggaaaaatttactttataa